ACATTGCACGGTATCTAATATAGAGACATACACAGTCTGAGACCCATTCCAATACAGACTGGGACTAAGTCTATTAGAATGGATTAATCAGTCAACACTGTCCTTTTTATATCATTAATGGCCTAAGGCTTGACTAAAAGTATTAAGTGATAGTTTTAGATGCTGATTTCAGCTTCAGACTGAGActcaatatttgatatttcCAAACCTGTAATAATCAGCTGATGTTTCATTAGTATAAGGAAGATTACAGTGTGAATAGCTGGATAATCACTACCACAATTACTCTTACATCCTTCATGACAGACCCAGAATATAGGATGTTTTGCATGACGATATTGTACCCATTGCCAACCTATAACAAGGAATGcatcaaatatattgtaattaacaaaaaaatactgtaaaaaaaacagtaaGTTGTACAACTTAGAAGCCATTGTTTTATAACTGTTGTAATGTTTCAATTGTGTATTGTGGGaagaaaatttattatataaattatagtaCTATAAACAATGAGTAATGATGAAAACCACATTGAAACAAAATACCAATTTaaaatctttttgttttttattgtatttataaatagatGTCACTGGCTATCATGGAATATATggactaataattaaataattattagtccatatataataattattaattgttttcaatattcattttattttaccaaacaaaaatgtaaaatgcCAAACGTTTCAATAGTCAGAGTGAAACGTTTggcattaatatattttttgtttgatgaaataaaataaatattgaaaacactAATCTACCCAAACACCCAGGTCTTTttctcattaaatatatttgccaTGATGTTGCTATGGTTACAAAACCCTACCTTCATCAGTCCATAACTCCCTACGTTGGTATCCACCTGCAGCAACAAATTCTCGAAACTCTCTATTAGTAGTTAAATACTTTGTGGCTTCAAATGCTGGGACCCTGAGAGAATAAAGAAATAGTTGAAGCTCATAAAACAAATCATGACTGACATACTTCATTGTTCTGGTTCCATACTCATTGTCCCAGCCATATGTTGGGAAATCATTAGGTTTTCCAAGGGTAACATCACCTTCAGGAACTTGTATGAACTCATTAGGACCAACAGGAGTGTCTGCAGTCAATGGAGCATACTTCCAGTTAACAGGTGTTTTGAGAAATTGAACTGGTAATTGTCGTATGAGAACTGAAGATGTCTCCAAATGAatactagagagagagagagggagggagagagaaagatttATAAAAGACCAATCAATATAATTTCTATTCATACCGTTGATGTTCATTGCCATGAACAGACTCCACTATAACAAGTAATTCAATAAATTGATAATCTTATCAATTATCTTACCCAGGGATGTTCTTGATTATTGGTAACTTTAAAGGGGCTGTTTCAATTACATGGATCACCATATCTCGTACTGTCTGTCGGTACTCCATAACCTCTTGAAGGCGTGGCCATTTATAAGTACCACCCATTCTGTAATTCTCCTAAAGAATTGATCAATATTTGAGAAAATGGttcataataaaatttaaactaatTCAGTATGAATAATTATAGTACATTAAATACTTCTAACCATTAATACAACCATGCATGCATGACTATGTGTaatgattatataaaaaattataatgatATTCAATAATTACTATATCATCCCAAGAAGATAACCATGCATGACTATGAGTAATGATTACATAATAAAATTCTAATAGTGTtacattataatgtttaataattaattacagtGTCATCCCAAGACATTTCATCCACGCCAGTTTCAAAAAGTGTCTCAAAATGTCGATTGACTCTTTCCTGtcaagaaaacaaagaaatccATACTATAgactaacaaaatatattgagaaTTATATGACTCCATAGCCTTGCAAAGGAGGAAGGAGCATGCAGCTACAGCATCAATTGACAAGTACTTAAGTTTCCAAATATGGTCATGAGCTACAGCTTTAAGTGCAAGTTGCACAGATCCTTCCTCCATTATTATTTGGATATGGAGTCCTGCAATTTGCAAACTAGTCCTTAGCACAGTAGATAAGTGGGCTAGAAGTAAGTCTCATTCAAAATAGTCTACATTTAACATCATTTAGCTATTGATCATGAGATGGTCATTATATAATAGAGAACCTTGATAAGTCCAGAGAGTAATAGCTTGTTCACATAGAGTGTGGAAGTGTGTGCAAAATAGAAAATTAATGGTAAACGAAGTCTGTCAGGACATTTGTAAAAGTACTGCTCATCTGGTAGTGTAAAGAGAGTGCATGCTTGTAAATGGTATCTTTGTCATACCTGTTATAGCTGAGAAGATGCCTTCATCTAAGTCATAACTGTTCTCAAAGTAATTCCTGATTTCTCTAGAGAATAATGGAAGTgatatataatactattatGCAGCAGAACCTTACCCTCGCGTGCAGTTTGCAAGATTGCAAGGTCGCAAGGACAAAAAATGATGCTTCTTGCTGGATAGGAGCTGCAGAGCAGTCATTTTTCTGTTTTCTGAAAGTGTTGGCATGTTTACGTGCAAATGCTCTTGCTGGCAAAAAAAATGTACTTTAATGGTAAATAACCAAATAGGCGTGGCAGGTTAAAAACATTGACGAGAAAAATGGATCCTCGACAAATGAGCATTGTGGAGTACTTGGGTAATGATGGCGGTCATAGGTGTGGATATTGCGGGAACTCATCTGGTTTCATAGCACCAGGGATGTGGGCTCATCGACTAACAGTCAGAGATTTGCAGGTTAATCCAATAATCTCTAATACTATTGTATCAAAAGTTTGTGTTAAAGTTACACCACAGTTATTATAGGCCTATCATTCCACGTTATTAATGATCATTATCACCTGTCTAGACAATAGCCACTTAATCTGTACGCCAAAATGATagtgattaattaaataaaccactcCTATTTTTATAGTGTAATTATATCACACACTTATTATATGTctctgttattaatattattaattattacattttaatgttgTCAATAGGATTTAACTGATCGTGGTTGGCGTAGAAGTGGTAAGTATTGTTACAAACCAGCTAATGACCAAATGTGTTGTCCTCTTTATATCATAAGATGTGATGCTCCTAACTTTACATTATCTAAATCTCAGAAAAAAGTATTAAAGAAAATGACAGAATATTTGAGGATGGGCACTAAAAAGGGACACCACgatgaaaagaaaaaatgacACTTAAAGATACTGAAACTGTAGCTGGTGGAGCTTCTAATGATCCACCTCTTGAAGGGTGTGTGGTTTCTTCTGCTAAACAGGTTCGTCCAGGTCAAGGTCCAGATCCCAGCAAACCACCTTGTCGTAAAGCTAAAGAgataaagaaagagagaaaaatattaAAGCAAACTTCTTGTAAAGAAAGTGGTGGTCAGTCCAGTCATGAAACAACAGATAGTGCCACACCCACTGCTAAACAGGATGACCGCAAACCATTGGAGGCTTTCTTGAGTGAATTACCTTCAACTGATGAAAACCCCACCCACCAATTAACAATACGATTAGTTCGATCACATCCTCCGTCTCCAGAGTTTACTGAAACTCTTAAGGACAGTTATCAAGTTTATCGTAAGTATCAAATGGCCATACACAAGGATCCTCCTAGCAAATGTACTATGGAAGgctataaaagattccttgttgatTCTCCACTAGTTCCAGAATCAGGTCCACCAGAATGGGAATGTGGCTATGGATCATATCATCAACAATACTTCATCGATGGACGTCTCATTATGGTGGGTGTGGTCGACATATTACCTCACTGCATGTCATCAAAATATCTCTATTATGATCCAGAATTTGATTTCTTGACATTGGGAACTTTCTCAGCTCTCAATGAGCTAGCTTTAGTTCGACGGCTTCATCATGCTAATCCAGATCTTCGTTATTATTGTATGGGATACTATGTACACAGCTGCCAAAAAATGCGCTACAAAGGTCAGTACACGCCCTCTTTCTTACTCTGTCCTGTAACCAATCAATATGTACCAATTGAAACCTGTCGTCCGAAATTGGATGTTACTAAATATGCACGCTTTAACGAGGAGGCGTGTCCTTCTCCTACAGTAGATGCAAGTTCAACATTAGTTCTATATGGTCACGATGCTATGCCATATGGTGTCCTACGTGCTATCAGTGAAGAGGATCAGGAAACTGAGAGGAAGGTACGTGAGTATACTGAGCTAGTAGGTAATGACGTGTCACAAAGATGTCTACTCTTATTTCATGAACTACAACAATgtactagtgtgtgtgtgagatttCATAAACTACAAAGTATGTGCGTAAtacatgttttttcttttctatgcaataatttcttttagaAAGTAAAGGATGTGATATTAATATACCTACTATGATAATGTAGGTAATACTTAACAGAGTTAATACTATTAAATCAAGttacaaaatagtttttaaaattaacaagcaGAGTGTTCCATTATTACCTAAACAGTTTCTCCATTTGGAGAGATTGGAGGTTTCTCCTGAAATTCTAATGCTGTTTGATTTGTTGAGGAAGGTTTGACATCAGCAAAGTTAAAATCACTTTTTGCTTTTAATTCTTCAGAATCAGGTGTTCGGAAGAATTGGTACCAGACACAACAAGCAATAAAGAGTAAAAGTAAAACAATAGCAAACAAACTTCCAATAACACCACCGACTATAGCAGCTGTATTGTCTTGTGGTTTAGTTGTAGGTGAAGTTGTTGGTGAAGCTGTAGGAACTATACAGAATGCATAGTGaggtactgatgttcactagtctagaggttattaatggtagctatcctaggtcactgtggtaagtactgatgtttactagtctagagcttactaatggtagctatcctaggtcactgtggtaagtactgatgtttactagtctagagcttactaatggtaactatcctaggtcactgtggtaagtactgatgtttactagtctagagcttactaatggtaactatcctaggtcactgtggtaggtactgatgttcactagtctagagtttactaatggtagctatcgtaggtcactgtggtaagtactgatgttcactagtctagagtttactaatggtagctatcgtaggtcactgtggtaagtactgatgtttactagtctagagcttactaatggtagctatcctaagtcactgtagtaagtactGATATTCATTAATGGCACCTATCTTAAGTCACTATGGTAGTGGTCAATAACTTACCAATGGTACATCTATGTTGTAGACAAGATGGCAAAGAAGTAATAGCAGATGTAGTACAACATGATGTATCACGAGAACAACAGGTACCCAGTGGTACACAAATACCTTGAGCTAAACACCAGGTACAACCTTGAATTGACTGACATGTACTAAAACAGAAAAGAATTAGTTAATTATTACTCAATGTAGTACTGTcttattaattaatactaattGATAGGGTCATACCTTTGTACGGTAGTGTTACAAAAGTCACTAGAACAAAATCCTATATCAGTGGCCATTTGTAATGGAAGGTTAGCTGGTACATAATTTGAGGACATGTCAGTATGCCGTGGACACACAGGAAAAactattgaaaataaattatataaaaagatctactgtgattgcattcaaatgtatataaatagacAAGGTAATAAATAGATCATGGGGTAAACCCTTTTATTACCTATTCATTGTGCCGACACCACAAGTGGACTGGGTACAGCTGCATGGACACTCTACAGAGGAATTTGAGAATATTTCACAAGGTCCACAGGTTTTTTCCTAAAATACAGtaaataaagggttaaaataATACTGCAGTCCTTACTCCATTTGATTCATAACTACAGGCACTGATTGCATTACTTAAACAGGTGGATTTTCTTTTAGTGACTAACAAATAACTGTTCGTATTAGAAATGTGTTGAAtctagaaagaaaagaaaagagaaactctctctctctctgtttgtctctcatACACAAAAATCCAAGCAGCCACCTGAAAGTCCTGTAGGCACAAAGCAAAGCACATTGGTCTGGTGAGAGAACTAGAatgatataaacaatataattttttataatataatatatttaactaacTGAATAAAAAACGTTTATTGTTGATAGTGAAGTTAGCAATATCATCACAACCTTGTTTAGTAAGTATACCATTTAGCAATAAAGTACGAGTAACAGAATTATactagagaaagagagagagagagagagagagagagagagagagagagattaaaacataacatattATCTTACATCATTAGCTTCAGTTAGATGAAGTGGTGCTGTGTTAGAGTTTTGAGGTCGTAGTACAAAGTATCCATCACTAGTAAGAACTGTACAACTATGAAGAGAGAGGACAATGATTAAACTATACTATCATAATTAATAGGGACTTACTCATAACCTGTTGAATTACATTCCATCAaagaattaataatgttaattctTAAAGATTCTTCTGTCAAATCAGCTGCTACAATACTAAGTACTGAGCCTGGACCAAAAGagctggaaataaaataataaataaacaataataaataaataaacaaacaattattatatttaccttTCATGTTGTCCTTTCAAACCATAGCTAGCACTATATATAACACCCACTCCAAGAGGATCTTGTCGAGCAGGAGATAAAGCCAACTGATCTCCGTGAACAAAGGAAGTCAAATACCATGGCATTCTTTGAGGATTAAAGGACGATACTAATTGTACACCGGGCAAACTTAAATATATACCAGTGGGTGTGGCTAAATGCCTGATTAAAAAGGAGACATTAAAAGGGGATACCTCTTTCATTACCTTCTAATTATAAATGCAGACTCGTTGCGATATTGCTGAGCTCTATTCCACCAAACAGTTCCTACCATAGTATGTACTGCTATTCTTTCAGCTGTACCATCCTATAAGTTCATGAATATCATTAAAACAACCTGACATGCTCACTTACAGGTATCCATGGTGGTTTACTACCACTATTGCCTCCAATGTAACTATCAATGCTAATTAATGCAGCTGGACTGGGTGGAGCATTGGGTGTGGTCAGTTGTAATGCTAGTTTCTCTTCAGTAGCATATTGACATACATAATTACTACACGATTGATTTGAGGGTTGATTGGCAATATTAGTTTGATATACAGGAAAACGAGTAGGGTCAGTTCTGTAAATAGCtgagaaaaaagaaggaaacaaataaaatgaacaatgatagctaccattagtaaactctagactagacagtacttaccacagtgacctaggatagccactattagtaagctctagactagtaaacatcagtacttaccacagtgacctaggatagccactattagtaagctctagactagtaaacatcagtacttaccacagtgacctaggatagctaccattagtaagctctagactagtaaacatcagtacttaccacagtgacctaggatagccactattagtaagctctagactagtaaacatcagtacttaccacagtgacctaggatagctaccattagtaagctctagactagtaaacatcagtacttaccagtgacctaggatagctaccattagtaagctctagactagtaaacat
The window above is part of the Gigantopelta aegis isolate Gae_Host unplaced genomic scaffold, Gae_host_genome ctg4331_pilon_pilon, whole genome shotgun sequence genome. Proteins encoded here:
- the LOC121392705 gene encoding arginyl-tRNA--protein transferase 1-like; its protein translation is MDPRQMSIVEYLGNDGGHRCGYCGNSSGFIAPGMWAHRLTVRDLQDLTDRGWRRSGKYCYKPANDQMCCPLYIIRCDAPNFTLSKSQKKVLKKMTEYLRMAGGASNDPPLEGCVVSSAKQVRPGQGPDPSKPPCRKAKEIKKERKILKQTSCKESGGQSSHETTDSATPTAKQDDRKPLEAFLSELPSTDENPTHQLTIRLVRSHPPSPEFTETLKDSYQVYRKYQMAIHKDPPSKCTMEGYKRFLVDSPLVPESGPPEWECGYGSYHQQYFIDGRLIMVGVVDILPHCMSSKYLYYDPEFDFLTLGTFSALNELALVRRLHHANPDLRYYCMGYYVHSCQKMRYKGQYTPSFLLCPVTNQYVPIETCRPKLDVTKYARFNEEACPSPTVDASSTLVLYGHDAMPYGVLRAISEEDQETERKNQVFGRIGTRHNKQ